One Ricinus communis isolate WT05 ecotype wild-type chromosome 2, ASM1957865v1, whole genome shotgun sequence DNA segment encodes these proteins:
- the LOC125369215 gene encoding protein DOUBLE-STRAND BREAK FORMATION, producing MSFAQSVSLFCSEINNRRFNDEILQILKSLMVGKDVKSLMELQSSLREFMRSQSISVLREITEKTVDQKLWVLEFFVRAFALIGDMESCLALKYEALLLREIKSSSCQRLQVSYIEWLNFAEQLIQNGFYSTARQACENAMLCLQKDDVAISRKIDKRILRLEDHAVQFAGSGSVQAQAAEFLNRKTIEKRKICSTFSNETQFVASILFRNGIKKRNVRQLHESQCVRQNIKI from the exons ATGTCATTCGCACAGTCAGTCTCCCTCTTCTGCTCCGAAATCAACAACCGGAG ATTCAACGATGAAATTCTGCAAATTCTGAAATCCCTTATGGTAGGAAAAGATGTGAAGTCTTTAATGGAGCTGCAATCGAGCTTGAGAGAGTTCATGAGATCTCAATCTATCTCTGTTTTGCGTGAGATTACTGAGAAAACTGTTGACCAGAAACTTTGGGTTCTGGAATTCTTCGTTCGTGCTTTCGCTCTCATAGGGGATATGGAG AGTTGTTTGGCTCTGAAATACGAGGCTTTGCTTTTGCGAGAAATCAAGTCTTCAAGTTGCCAACGTCTACAAGTTTCATATATAGAATGGCTCAATTTTGCTGAGCAGTTGATCCAAAATGGGTTTTATTCTACTGCCAGACAg GCCTGTGAAAATGCAATGTTATGCCTCCAAAAGGATGATGTTGCCATTTCCAGAAAAATTGACAAGAGAATACTAAGACTCGAGGACCATGCTGTACAATTTGCAGGTTCAGGATCTG TCCAGGCTCAGGCTGCAGAATTCTTGAACAGAAAAACAATTGAGAAGAGGAAAATATGTTCTACATTCAGTAATGAAACACAATTTGTGGCTAGCATTTTGTTCCGAAATGGAATCAAGAAGCGAAATGTAAGACAACTGCATGAATCCCAATGTGTCCGacagaatattaaaatttga